GAGGAAGAACGAACTGAAGACAGTTGTCACCCCGAGTAGCGTGATCGTCGCAGCGAGCAGATTCACCGACGGGGAGGGGAGCGCACCACTCCCGTCCAGCATCCAGGCGATGAACCCGAAACTCAGCATCACGAGGCCGAGACCGAGCACCACCAGTCCCATCGCTGCACCTTTTTCGAGCGACAGGCGGTCCCGGACGAGGTTCGTAATCGGGTCCGACGGCTCCCGGATGGGGTTCGTCGCGACGGAACTGAATATCGCCAGCGCCCCGATCTGGTAGCCGACGAGCGTCGCGAGACTCCCGGCGACCATCGTCTGCAACCCGAACGTCACGGGGCCGAGCTGGACGCCGCCCAGCGAGAGCCCCATGACGGCAGCCCCGAGCAACACGAACAGGGTCGCGGGCGCGGTGAAGAGATACCCTGGCGCGTTCACCAGCATGAACCGAACGTGGCGCCACCCGTCCTGGAAGCTATCGAGCGTCGCTTCCCCTTCCCGTTCGTGGTAGGTGATGGGCCGCTCCTCGATGGTCATGTCCTTTGCCGCCGCGTCCATGATCATCTCGCTGGCGAACTCCATGCCGGTCGTCTTGAGTTCCAGTTCCTCCAGTGCCTCCCGGTCGATGACGCGCATCCCGCTGTGGGCGTCGCTGACACCGGCATCGTAGAAGGTGTTCAGGAACCGCGTCAGGAGCGGATTCCCGATGTACTGGTGGAGCGACGGCATCGCGCCGGGCTTGATATCACCCTCGAGTCGGCTCCCCATCGTCATGTCGACGTCGTCCTTCGTCGCTAACCTGATGAGCTTCGGGAGTTCCTCGAAGTCGTACGTCGTGTCTGCGTCGCCGATCGCGATGTAATCTCCACGAGCACGTTCGAAGGCGTACTTGTACGCACTGCCGTACCCACCGACGTCGGGCTCGACGACGATGGCACCCATCTCACGTGCGATTTCCGGCGTCCGGTCGGTGGAGCTGTCGCTGATAATTATCTCGGTGGAGACCTGCATCTCGACGACCGCCGTCTTGATGCGCTCGATACACTCCGTGATACCCTCCTCCTCGTTGAGGGTCGGCATGATGACCGTGAGGGCCGGCGACTGGGTACTGTCGGCCCCCACGAGCAGCTCGTCCGCTGAAAGCTCTCTCTGTGACTCGAGTTCCGCTGTTTCCGTACTGTCCAACTGGTGTTGTTCGCTAGTTTGCACACTGTTACCCATTTGATTTGAGTTGCCCGACATACTACACCGCCTGTAACCTGATGACCCCCATTCGAGGGCGTGGCGAGGTACTGCCCCTCCCCTGCTGTTGTTTGTGCCGATTCCCCATATGAATTGGCTTGCTATCTATTATATATCAACTTAGCTCCGACTTAAAATTAATGGATGGGTTCTTGCCGGACGATTATACTTGTTTGCAGCTGCTATATTGATATAATGTGTTTTTATTGTCAAATTTCAGAAAACAATCCTCGCTACCTATAAGTTACGACGATAACCGTCGCTGTGGTGTCCCTACGGTGATAACTTGTCTGGTCTTCACTCGTGGTCCGTCTCAGTCGGTACAGAGAGTATGACTATTTTTACATCTAACCCCAACCGAAATGATTATCTACATGGGCTGGAACAAACAATTCGTATATGGGGCTAGTACGCAGGGGGGAGTCAGTCCTTGTCACTGGCGGCTGTGGCTCAGTCGGTTCAGCGGTCGTCGATTATCTGTTGCAATCGCCTATTTCCTGTGAGGTATCCGTTTTCGATAACGACGAACGACGGGTGTTCGAACAGCGAGCGTCGTTCGACAGGGCTGGCTCATCGGTCGAGTTCGAACTCGGGGACGTGCGGGACATCGAGCGACTGGACACTGCCGTCCGGAACGCTGACCACATCGTTCACGCGGCAGCTCTCAAACAGGTGCCACAGTGCGAACGGCAACCTTACGAGAGTGTCAAGACCAACGTCGAGGGGACGAAAAACGTCATCAAACTCGCCAAGCGCCATGGCGTCGAATCTGTGCTGACGGTGAGTACGGACAAGGCGACGAATCCATCGTCGGTGATGGGTGCGAGCAAGATGCTCGCGGAACGCGTGACACTCACGGCCGACAGGCGATCCGGCCCCGACGGGCCGTCGTTTGGCTCGGTCAGACTGGGGAACGTGCTCGGGTCGTCAGGGTCCGTCGTGCCGGTCTTTCTCGAGCAGATTGAGAACGGCGGGCCGGTGACGCTGACGGACGAACGGATGACCCGGTTCGTTATCACGAAGACGGACGCCGCTGCGTTTATAGTCGACCACATCGGGGACAGTCCGAGCGGTGTGACGTACATTCCGGAGCTCGATACGATCCGTATCGAGGACCTGGCGGAGGTAATGACAGAGATATATGCCGACCATGCGCCAGAGTCCGGGAGAGTCAACGTCGAGAAGACCGGTCGGCGTCCCGGTGAACGACTGCACGAGATTCTGGTGAGCCAGGACGAAGCTCACAGAACTGTCCGCAGCAACGGCGAATACGTGGTCCATCCGCCGGCCTCGGATGCCGGGCCGGAGGTTGCCGACGAGACTCGCGAGCAGCTGATGGACGGCCTGTCCTCGAATAAGCCGACTCCGCTCGGTCACGAGGAGATCCGGCAGCTGCTCCAGGAGACCGAGAACATCGAATCGGCCAACACGAGCACGACTACGCGGCTATCGGCCGTCCCCCAGCATGACTGAGGGGTCGGTCGACCCCGTCCCGCTGTTCCGTATCGACTGGACCGCCGAGGAGGTCGGTAACGCGGTCGATTCGATCACGCGGGGCAGCTACTGGGCGAACGGCCCGTACGTCGACGAGTTCGAATCGCTGCTGGCCGAGACGATGGGCGTCGAGCACGCTGTCGTGTTCAACTCGGGGACCAGCGCGCTCGTCGGCGCGCTGGAGGGGTGTGATATCGGCCCCGGCGACGAGGTCATCGTCCCGTCGTTTACGTTTATCGCGACCGCCAACGCCGTCGAGGCGGTCGGTGCGACGCCGGTGTTCGCGGAGATAGACCGGGACCGGTACGCACTCGACCCCGACGACGTTGCCGACCGCATCACGGACTCGACGGCCGCGATCATGCCGATACACTACGCCGGCATCCCCTGCCGTATCGAGGCGCTGCGTGAGCTGGCCAGGGACCACGACCTCACCCTCATCGAGGACGCGGCCGAGGCACAGGGCGCAACAGTGAACGGAGCCCCGGTCGGCACCGCCGGCGACGCGGGCGTCCTGAGTTTCTGTCAGAACAAGGTCATCACGACGGGCGAGGGCGGGGCCGTCGTGACGGACGACGACGAACTGGCCGCGCGTCTCGAACAGTTCCGGTCACACGGCCGCGTGTCGGGAGAGTACTTCGACAGCGCCGACACCGGCGAGTACGTTTCGCTTGGCTTCAACCTCCGCATGCCGGACGTGGTCGCTGGCATCGGGGTCGCCCAGATAGAGCGTATCGACGACATCGTCGCGCGGCGCCGGGAGGTAGCGACGGACCTGAACGACCGCCTCGCTACCCTCGACCACGTCCACCCGCCGGCCGAACCACCCGACGGCCGGAACGTCTACCAGCTGTACACCGTTCGCTTCGACCCGGCCATCGACCGGGACAGGGTCATCGACGAGCTGGCCGAGCGGGGAATCGCTTCGAAGGTGTATTTCGACCCGGTCCATCTCACGCAGTACTACCGGGACCAGTACGGCTACACGGCGGGGGAGCTCCCCCGGACCGAGGCCATCTCCGAACAGGTGCTCTCCCTGCCGATGCATCCGTCCCTCTCGCGCCACGAGCGGGACCGCATCGTGACCGCGCTCGAAGAGGCACTGGACGCATGCGGGCGGTGATGTATCACTACGTCCGGGGCGAGACGCCCCGGCCGCCGTCGGGGTACTATCACCTCGACATCGGGGATTTCCGTGCCCAGCTCGACTATCTCCGGGACGAGTTCACCATGCTCTCGGAAGCGACGTTCCGTCGCTGTCTCCGGGGGGAGCAGTCGCCCCCGACAGACGGTATCGTGTTGACCTTCGACGACGGACTCGCCGACCATCACGAGTGGGTCCTCCCCGAACTTCGCGAGCGGGGACTCTGGGGGGTGTTCTTCGTTCCCACGGCACCGCTAGTGTACGGACGCCGGCTGCCCGTCCAGCGGATTCACTCGCTCGTCAGCGAGTATCCCGGCCCCGAACTGCTGGATGCGCTGGATGAAATCCTCGAGGCGGCGGATATCGACCTTCTGGGCGACGTCCGGAGCATGTACGAGGGCCGAGATACTGCCGATAGCGTTCGCCAGTTCAAGCATCTGCTCAACCGCGCGGTCCCGGACCACTCCGTTTCCGGCGTGCTCGACCGCCTCGAAGGGCAGTTCCCGGCTGCCCAGACGGACGTCTCGGAGCTCTACCTCTCGGCGTCACAGCTGCGCGACCTCTCGGAGGCGGGCATGACTATCGGCGCACACACGGTCACGCATCCGGTGTTGTCGGACCTCCCCACCGCCGCACAGCGATGGGAGATACGGGCGTCGCGGCGACAGCTGTCGGCGCTGCTCGGGGAGCCCGTCGACCTGTTCGCGTACCCCTACGGGGGCGCGGAGTCGTACACCGACCGGACGGTCGAGCTCGTCTCCGACGCGGGATTTACCGGCGCGTTCACCACAGTCGATGGCGACGCCGATGCGACCGAGTTCCGGGAGACCCCACTGACACTCTCACGGCGGGACTGTGCGAACGTCGAGCACGGCGACGCGACGTTCTCCCTGCCGTAGCCGGAGAACAGTTATATTCGGACGCTGTACCGACGAAGCGAATGTTCGAACTCGACGGAAAGGTCGCGCTGGTCACCGGTGGCGGCGGGTTGATCGGCGAAGCGGTCGCCGAGGGGCTCGCCGACCAGGGCGCGACGGTCGTGCTCACAGACCTGCCAGACAGCGACGGTAGCCGCGTGGCACAACGACTCGGCGACGACGCGTGGTTCCGCCAGGCGGACGTGACCGACGAGACGGCCGTCGCGGACCTCTTCGAGCGCGTCCTCGACGAAGAAGAGCGCCTCGACGTCCTCGCCAACTGCGCCTATCCACGGAACGAGAACTACGGCCGCCAGTACGAGGCCGTCGACTACGACGACTGGTGTGAGAATCTCCTCGCGCATCTGGGCAGCTACTATCTCACCTCGAAAGCGGCCGGCGCTGTAATGCGCGACCAGCCCGAGGGCGGGAGCATCGTCAACCTGGGCTCGATCTACGGCCGGCAAGCGCCCGACTTCTCGCTGTACGAGGGCCTGGAGATGACAAGCCCGGTGGAGTACGCGGCTATCAAGGGTGGCGTGTTGAATCTCACTCGCTACCTCGCGTCGTATCTGGGCCCCGACGGCGTCCGGGCGAACGTCGTCAGCCCCGGCGGCGTCTTCGACGGCCACGACGAGACGTTCGTCGAGCGGTACGAACAGCGGACGGTCCTCGGTCGGATGGCCACACCCGAGGACGTCGCCGGCGCGGTCTGCTATCTCGCGTCGGACGCCGCCTCGTACGTCACCGGCCACGACCTCGTCGTCGACGGCGGCTGGACGATACAGTGACCGGCGATAGTGACACTTGCAACGATGTACACCCGACTGCACTGTCCTCAGAAATATCCGGTTTCTGATGGGCTGTACGAGAGCTTCGCTCTCGTGAACGCTATCGTGCGGTCGGGTGTGCAGTGATTTTCGACGGTCGCGATAGTATTCTGGCGGGAACCGGAGAAAGAAACACCGATACATCTGTAGCTCACAGGATACCCCATGATAGGTGGCGATTCGGTCGTCGCGCTCGTTCCCGCGCGCGGCGGGAGCAAGGGGGTACCGGGCAAGAACGTCAGGGAGCTTGGGTCGAAACCGCTGGTCGCGTGGCCGATCGACGTCGCCAAAGAAACGCGAGCCATCGACCGAGCCATCGTCTCGACCGACGACGAGGAGATAGCCGAGATCGCCAGGGAGTGGGGGGCCGAGGTGTCAGAGCGGCCCGCCCGCCTCGCAACTGACGAGTCGCTCGTCGCCGACACCGTCCGTTACACGGTCGACCAGCTCGCGTCGAGCGACGACCCGCCGGAGTACGTGGTGATGCTCGAACCGACGACGCCGTTCAGG
This sequence is a window from Haloarcula salinisoli. Protein-coding genes within it:
- a CDS encoding polysaccharide biosynthesis protein, producing MGLVRRGESVLVTGGCGSVGSAVVDYLLQSPISCEVSVFDNDERRVFEQRASFDRAGSSVEFELGDVRDIERLDTAVRNADHIVHAAALKQVPQCERQPYESVKTNVEGTKNVIKLAKRHGVESVLTVSTDKATNPSSVMGASKMLAERVTLTADRRSGPDGPSFGSVRLGNVLGSSGSVVPVFLEQIENGGPVTLTDERMTRFVITKTDAAAFIVDHIGDSPSGVTYIPELDTIRIEDLAEVMTEIYADHAPESGRVNVEKTGRRPGERLHEILVSQDEAHRTVRSNGEYVVHPPASDAGPEVADETREQLMDGLSSNKPTPLGHEEIRQLLQETENIESANTSTTTRLSAVPQHD
- a CDS encoding glycosyltransferase family 2 protein; this translates as MGNSVQTSEQHQLDSTETAELESQRELSADELLVGADSTQSPALTVIMPTLNEEEGITECIERIKTAVVEMQVSTEIIISDSSTDRTPEIAREMGAIVVEPDVGGYGSAYKYAFERARGDYIAIGDADTTYDFEELPKLIRLATKDDVDMTMGSRLEGDIKPGAMPSLHQYIGNPLLTRFLNTFYDAGVSDAHSGMRVIDREALEELELKTTGMEFASEMIMDAAAKDMTIEERPITYHEREGEATLDSFQDGWRHVRFMLVNAPGYLFTAPATLFVLLGAAVMGLSLGGVQLGPVTFGLQTMVAGSLATLVGYQIGALAIFSSVATNPIREPSDPITNLVRDRLSLEKGAAMGLVVLGLGLVMLSFGFIAWMLDGSGALPSPSVNLLAATITLLGVTTVFSSFFLGTIKRAKRAG
- a CDS encoding polysaccharide deacetylase family protein; its protein translation is MYHYVRGETPRPPSGYYHLDIGDFRAQLDYLRDEFTMLSEATFRRCLRGEQSPPTDGIVLTFDDGLADHHEWVLPELRERGLWGVFFVPTAPLVYGRRLPVQRIHSLVSEYPGPELLDALDEILEAADIDLLGDVRSMYEGRDTADSVRQFKHLLNRAVPDHSVSGVLDRLEGQFPAAQTDVSELYLSASQLRDLSEAGMTIGAHTVTHPVLSDLPTAAQRWEIRASRRQLSALLGEPVDLFAYPYGGAESYTDRTVELVSDAGFTGAFTTVDGDADATEFRETPLTLSRRDCANVEHGDATFSLP
- a CDS encoding DegT/DnrJ/EryC1/StrS family aminotransferase, translating into MTEGSVDPVPLFRIDWTAEEVGNAVDSITRGSYWANGPYVDEFESLLAETMGVEHAVVFNSGTSALVGALEGCDIGPGDEVIVPSFTFIATANAVEAVGATPVFAEIDRDRYALDPDDVADRITDSTAAIMPIHYAGIPCRIEALRELARDHDLTLIEDAAEAQGATVNGAPVGTAGDAGVLSFCQNKVITTGEGGAVVTDDDELAARLEQFRSHGRVSGEYFDSADTGEYVSLGFNLRMPDVVAGIGVAQIERIDDIVARRREVATDLNDRLATLDHVHPPAEPPDGRNVYQLYTVRFDPAIDRDRVIDELAERGIASKVYFDPVHLTQYYRDQYGYTAGELPRTEAISEQVLSLPMHPSLSRHERDRIVTALEEALDACGR
- a CDS encoding SDR family oxidoreductase, with translation MFELDGKVALVTGGGGLIGEAVAEGLADQGATVVLTDLPDSDGSRVAQRLGDDAWFRQADVTDETAVADLFERVLDEEERLDVLANCAYPRNENYGRQYEAVDYDDWCENLLAHLGSYYLTSKAAGAVMRDQPEGGSIVNLGSIYGRQAPDFSLYEGLEMTSPVEYAAIKGGVLNLTRYLASYLGPDGVRANVVSPGGVFDGHDETFVERYEQRTVLGRMATPEDVAGAVCYLASDAASYVTGHDLVVDGGWTIQ